The following nucleotide sequence is from Podospora bellae-mahoneyi strain CBS 112042 chromosome 1 map unlocalized CBS112042p_1, whole genome shotgun sequence.
CCACTTTCATCGCTACCGCTACCACTACAGCAGCGCGTGCTTACCTCAGTGGCTGCCCAGGCAGGTCCTTGAATTCAAGCATCTTCTTTGTCTCGACATTCGAGACCATCAGTTCTTGCGACATCTCACCGCAGGCAGCAAACACGATTATTCCAACTACATCATAAGAAGCCATGGCTGGATTTATCAAGActgaggagcagaagccAGTCAAGGCTGAGCCCGACGCGGCCAACGGCTCGCCGTTCATGGAGGACCTGCTTGACGAGTCGGCCGATCTCGAGTTCTACGACAAGTTTAAAGACTCTGCCGACACGTACGATAGGATGTACCTGGCGCGTCTCCCCAGTTATCTATGGGAAGCTTGGTCGAAActggatgacgatgatgagatCGAAATTGGCAAGATTCGACAGTTCCAGGACAAGGACGGCAAAATGGTTGGTGTCCCTCTACTGCGCTGTCTCTCGCACTTTTATTGACATCTTCTGGTAACAGCAACTCCAGATGCTCCTTCACTCTAATATTCAGCCACATCAAGAACTTCCCAAGGAGTACAATCTCGATGTCCACAACCCCGACGTTCACAACACCTTCGTCTTCACCGAGCAGGATCTAGGCAGCTACgcggccaagaacaaggagagGGCAAAGGCGTTGGCTGCCGGTATCCCGGCTCATCTTTTGcgtcagcaacagcaaaagCAGTCAGGAGAGTCATCGGAccgagggagaagaagcggCCCATATACGCGGAAGGCGATTCCAAGTGAGCAGCCCCGCTCTTTCCTTGTAGTTTTTGTTCCTAACCTTTGTTTGCAGAGAAAACCAGAATTGCTGGCAGAATCAAGCACGAAGTACTTTGCACGcccgccgccaaccccgaGACCGAAAGATTTCTGTTCTCTCGCACGAAGAAGACGCAAGAAACGAAGAAGGAAGTTAAGGTGTACGAGGCTGGTACCAACCCTCGAGGCTTGTCTGGAGACAAGGAGTGGGCTGGATATCTCGTATGTTTTCTTCGATGGCGCCCTTTAACTTGCCGCATCGCTAACAACCTCACAGAAAGTTACCGAAAAAcccaccaaggccaagaagatggagaacaAGACCGCGCGCTGGCCCGAGAATCAGCTCCTCGATGCCATCGCCGAATGCTTCGGCCGCCACAGGTTCTGGTCTATCAAGGCTATCCGCGCCGTCATCCCACAGCCAGAGGTTTATTTGCGAGAAACTCTCGAGAAGATTGCTGTGCTTCATCGTTCTGGGTCTTTTGCCAACCACTGGGAATTAAAGGCAGAGTACAAGAGCATGCTCAAGACGGCGCAGCCGGAGGACGGTGCGGCCGCTCCACCACCCGATAACAACATTAGcgacgaagaggacgaggacatcAAGATGGAGGATGTGATTTAGGAAAGACATGAACGGTCAAGACGACACGGAGGATTTGTATAAACAGCCCTGGGAGATGGGAACTGGAGAAAGAGGTTTCGATCTTCAACGGCAGCAAAATCTCGCCGTCGCTGCCGCCTCAAGGACGCAAGGCGCCGTCCTTAGGCACGCAAGTATGGGTAGAGAAAAATGAAAACGAGTGATACCCCTGAggtgaggagaaggagtggGTCTGTTTTTTGTCTGCTTTGTACATTAATGCTGAAagggcgggggagggtgacACTTGGGCGTTTGTTGGGTTTGGCAGCGAACAGCTGCATGCCTTTGAACAAGGCAAACACACAGAATAGAGATATCTGGCATGGATAACACCAAGCGTGTGTTATGAAAAGTAACCATGTAATCCAAGTGGGGTCAAAGGCTTTTTGAGTGTGTCTATAAATTGATCAACCCGTTTCCCGCTTTACATGCAGGCCAGGCTTGATTCTGCCGTCATCTCGCATTTGCTGCACATACAACGTCTACTGACTGACTACCTAAAACaccttgtttttttgtttcgttCTGAATGTTTTTCTCTTCACAATACCCAAGAAACTTTCACCGCAACCATATACCCCGCATTTTGTCTGGAGAAAATGGCAGGCATAATCATCCTCGACTTTGACGGCACCATCACGACTGCTGACACGATCAACACCCTGGCTTCATTGCCGACATCTCACCACCCGGGGGAAGTGACGGAGGGGCATGAGAAGCtgtgggaggagattgtggagggGTATGTGGCTGATCATGCGGAGCACACCAAGAATTATGTGCCCGAGGCCAAAGGGAGGACCACACTGGGGCAGGAGTTGGAGTATCTTGAGAGTTTGAGGGGGCCGGAGGGGGTGTCGATTGGGAGGGTTAGTCGGGGATCACTTTTTGCAAACCTTAAAGAGGAGGACTTTCGGGTGTTTGGGCAGAGGATCGTGGAGAATGggcggggaagggagggagaagaggagagggtggttttgaggagggggttcaAGGAGTTTGTGGGACGGTGTCGAGAGAATGGCTGGGAGATTGGGGTTGTGAGTGTGAATTGGAGTCGGGATTTTATCATGGGGGTTATAAGTGAGCAGTGCggtgggttggatggggttAAGGTGGTGGCGAATGGGATTAGATACCCAGAGGGGACGATTGAAGGGCCGAaggagctggggagggaggtgatgatgacggcgGGGGATAAAttgagggggatggagttGTTGTCaaaggaaggaggggagaggaaaCGGGTGGTGTATTTTGGGGATTCGACCACGGATTTGGCTTgcttggtggaggcggatttgggggttgtggttgctgatgaggaggaggggaagttgTTGGTTAcgttgaggaggattggGTATGGGGTGCCGCATGTGGGGGGGGAGTATaggagagaaaaagatgGGAAGAAACAGGGGATGGTGTGGGCGAGGGATTTCGAGGAGCTCATGAGGagtggtgtggttgaggggctgcggaggtgaggtggtgatgttgaaggtgaaggtGTCAATAGATAAAATATTCGGCCGTGATGAAAATGCGGGAACTGAATGTTGAAAATGTGTCAATGTCTCACACCACagttggtgttgaaggcaACTGGAATGTGAGCCATCCAACTTCCATAATATCTCCCTGCTGCTTCCATGACAAGAAAAACCCTTTCAATGCCTCCACAAAAAGtcccacaacaaccaaagaATCtcacctcgccatctccttaCGGGCTTAATTGTGGGCGTTTGCTCGCTCCTAGCGCCGATAACCGACAAAGGGACCCTATCACTTATCACATCGTCCAACAGTCAGAACAGGCGAAACAACAAGAGCTTCAATGCCTCCCTTGGATGGacacatcatccacccaGAATATTCCACCAAAAGCCACATGTTGATACCTCAGACTGCTGCACCTTAATACCTGCCCACGAAGCCAGCGCAGAAACAACCTTCAACTAGCCCACCGCCTCAACCAAACTCCCTTATCTGGGGCAAATCCAACggccacacacacacgcacacacacacacacacgccgTCCGTCATAACACCTtctcactttttttttggactTCATGTCACCCCACACATCACCACAACAAACGATAATGTGCTTCCACAAACGCATCCTCTTCGCCTGCAGCCACTACGCCTGGCTCACGACGCCCGAAGCGACGATTCCTTGCGAGGTCGAGAGGAGGTTTCTAAGGGGTGGGATGCCCGAGTCTGATAATGATAACGAGAATGAGACTATGAGTGAGACTGGAGGTGGTTTTGACAAGCAAAATCtgctgccggaggaggggtgtAACCAAATGTGGTCTCATGGGTTTCACACCGTcaaggttggggaggattgCAGAAGTTGTGCGTACAAACGAAGGAGGAAGGAGTCGATGATCGGGGAGGTGAAAGAGGTTATCAAGAGCTTGAGGGTGAACTTGGAGAGGATAACGACGGGTGCGGAGCTGGGGCAGGAAattggtgatgaggagaacaACAGttttgacgaggaagatgattgGGGTTTGACTGTGAGAAGTAAAAATTCTGACTCGACGAGGAATTCAGCCGGGACGACGGGGTTTAAGTTGACGTCTTCGCCTGGGGGGTCGAGTGAGACTACGGGTACGGGTGATACTTCACTGTCACTGGATGGTGAGAGGGATCATGGGTTGGTGAAAGAGCCTCTGCTGGGAAGGGatgacggtgatgatgatgatgatggtgagagGAAGCACGAAAGGATGGAAGAGGTAAGCTTTGTGTATGACCCCCAGCGGTGCGCCTTGGTGTTTTATCCTGCTgtcgctgctgttggggtgtGAGAGTTGAGCAAGGCTgcgggttttttttttttcgagaGGACAGGAGGCTAAATGAACGGCAGGCAATCATGAAGAGAAGGGACCAGATGAGAAAGAGTGAGCTATTTGTTGACGGGATGGAGATTGCGTCGACAATACCAGGAAATCTGAGGAGAGAGTGGAGAGAGAAGTGGCGCGAGACGGGTAATTGTGGGTATGAGCATGATTACAATAGGAAGTTGATgacagggaggagggagccgCTTTTGCCCATGTTGGTTTCTATTCGACGACGGCGGCAGATATTGTTGGGAACTGGGTTTGACAGCTCGGTAAGAAGAGAATAAGGCTTTGGGAGGTGGCGCAACATTGATCATGGTGTGCGCGAAACGGTTTTGCATTGCTGGCGTTCGGTGGAGCGGGTTTTCGTGCTCGAGAAACCTGGATTCCTATATTTCCTATGGTAACTTTTTGGATTTACGGCGTACAAGGGAAAATTTGGCTCGAGCCCATGGACAGGGGTAGGTTGGCAATATATCGACATTTCAATGTCTAATGAAATAATCTTTAAGAAGTGAAGCTATCGCCAAATCCCAAACAGGAAAACAATAAATGATGTGGCCCGTGCACATCCCGCCAAACCGGCGCTGATCCGCCGCTCCACCTGACAAAGCTCGGCACCCAGCTTAAGCTCCATCAGCCCCGAGTCCGCTGCAACCTCCAACCCGCCACCTCTGTTATAACGCGGGGAAGATCACCAATTCGACCGGACTGACCATGCCATGGAGTCCAGGGTCCTCTTCGGCGCCGTCAGGCGGCAAAGACGACATTAAATCAAAACTATCCTCGTGGACCAAACCTATACGCGATCACCTCAGCGAAGGCAGCAACTGGATCGCACCTGTCATCGCCGCTGGTGCGACTGTGGGATTTTGGAGCTTCTACAAGACCTACCTCCGGCGCATCCCCAACAGCGCCCATGTTTCCCCGCGATACTTTCACCGGCGGAGCTTGTTTGGCAAGGTAACTagtgttggggatggtgatgggttcCACTTGTATCATACACCAGGTGGGCGtttggctggctggggcTGGCTGAGGACGGTGccgaagctgaagaaggaatTGAAGGGGCAGACGGTACTTACTTCCTTGCAGAACGGGGTCTGAATATTTGGCTCATTCTGTGCGTCACAGATCCCCATCCGCATCGCCGGCGTCGACGCCCCCGAAGGCGGTCACTTTGGCCGAACCGCTCAGCCCTTTGCTGCCGAAGCACAAAAGTTTCTGGAGAGCCACATCCTCAACCGCCGAGTCCGCGCCTATGTTTGGAGACGCGACCAATATGACAGAATCGTGGCCACCGTTTATGTCCGACGGCCGCCATTCTTTCAACGAAAAGACGTCTCGATGGAGCTGCTCAAGCAGGGATTCGCAACTACGTACGAGGCCAAGACGGGCGCTGAGTTTGGCGGGCCGTCCAAGGAGATCGAATACAaagttgtcgaggaggtggcAAGAcagaaagggaaggggatgtGGTCCCTTGAGAAGGGAGGCGGGTTTTTCCACCCGAGCAAAAAAGCCCAGGCGATTGAGAGCCCGATGGCATACAAGAGGCGAGTGAAGCTAGCGGAGGAGCAGCAACGCAAGTTGGATCCGTGAATATAGCGGAAGGCATGATGGAACGTTTTGATACCCATAACGAAGATATGTTGGTTCTGTTTCGAACAGAGCTGTTCCGCACAGCGATCACCATGAACCTCTTGCCGTCATTCATCAGAGTGGATTGTGGTTGTTTGATTCTCGCGAAGAAACGGTTGCTACCTCGACCACAACGAAGAGCAAAGCTGGACATGTAGTCAAGAGGTTGTCTTATGCCGGGCTATACTATGCCATCCATGGTTTTATGGCCAGAATCTCATGACAACTGGTAATGTTTGTTTTAGTGCTGTTCATAGCACTGGTGCTCCCCGCCCACAATTGGTAGGTTTGTGGTTGTAGTAGAAACGAATCGACAGGACCAGAGCTTGGCATTGTTTTGCATAAGCCTCCCAATGCGCGTCCGCATCCCGGGTATCAGATCGTGCTTGACAGGCAACGCACGTGTGATCAGCACCGGAGATCTGTCAAGGCGATGGATGAGTGGTTCCGGACGACAGAGTACAGATCTGATAGAGCGGTATAGTAATAATGGTATGCTTATATTTCTGAGGTATAGAAACACTTCCCGCTTTCGATTACCAGGTTGACGGCAGAGCCACTCCGGTGGTCTACGACAGCTGCTGGGTTGCGGCGGTTGAGCTCACCGCCGAAACAACCCAGAAGCTTTCGGAAACACAAGTCGCGCACTAGCTGCCGGCGTGTGCGCAAGAGTTGAGGTGAAGCTTTCCAGATGAGATGACATCGAGCTCTGCAGCACAGTGGATCTTTCAAGATGCAAATCAATACCAACTCATGGCATTTCGAACAAAGGCCATCAAAAAAGACTCCAAAACCACATCGCGATGATGCTCAGTTGTATCTGAGGGATAAAGAAGCGGTTGAGtcaaccaacccctgccAAGCCGCATCTTGATGCATGTCGGCCAATGAGATCGACGGTGCCATGTGGGAGCATCGAACGAACCCCGGGAACCCCCTGAGTCCGGCAGCGTGGAATGGCTCCAGTCGACGGCAGAGGACAAGCAGCGGTTTCCCCTCACCCATCCCGTTGGAATGTGAAAATCTTCCTTTTGTCTCCCAGGACGTAGAGGGGTtgaacaaacaaaacaaatcgGGGGGACACCTAGTGAGGACGACAGCGACACTCTTTTCTCTGCGGTAAACTTCCGGCTTCCATTCGTTCTTTTCTTGTTACATGCAGCCGGTCGGCACCCGAAACTTCAACTGCTCAAGCGACTCCTTACCTCACATTCTTTCGACGTGTTTTTTCTGCGCTCTGTGTTTGCGTTGCCGCTCATTCTGCCCCAATCGAAACCTCACACAGTAAGGGTGCAACCCctgatcaccaccacaagacaCAAGTCTCTGACAAGAGCACTCGCAACCCAGGGCTTTGCAACCCACGGCCCTACCGTTCGTTTATACCTGGCCAAATTGTCGTCACTCTCAATCGCGATCCGCAGTTACCGATAATCGACGACTGCTACGCTCTATTTGGAGGCGTTGaaaccacccaacccacgGTCCACCTCCGACAATCATCTCTGAATAGCAACACGTCCCTTCTCAAAGGCAAAAGAGTGTATGACTCGGAGGCTTCTTTTTCGCCAGCGCGtacttttgttgttgggcgGACGGACTGACATCTGACATCTGCTATCCACTGTGGCAGTTCCCCCCACCCTTTCTTTGGGCGGTCCGAAATCCAAATCATCGAGTCGGAAAGCGATCAGCAAAGTCCTAGCAAAACTCTGAGGGTTGCGTTGCTAGAAAATCCGAAGGTTCGTGCATCTGTTCAGTTTTTGCATttccccgccatcaccatcttcaagcACGCCTTCAAGACCCCCAAAACACGGAAGGCAAGGTACCTAGCGTTTTTGCATCAGTGCAGCGTTCAGACCTCTCTCTACCCGGGACCTTCACCTTGACCCTCAGTGACCCTGCAGGAGCAATATCGAGCTGCGCGGGTCCGGTTTCTCAAGAGCGACCTCCGGATATCCACGGGGCTGGCCAGCCTGAGCTTGTTTTTCGCTGGGGAAAAGAGGCGGACAAGTCTCTGGAGACATCTCAAGCTGTGAATGTTATCTCTTGTGAGAACAAGCAGGCTGCTTGATCACTTGCGATCTCATCCACTCACAAGCTGCACTTATCTTTTCTGGAACCTCTTGGGTACCTGGACCTTGCCTGTTGGGGTCTAGCGGGATTGCGCTGGCCAGTAGCAGCGCAACAGCTCAGGTACAGCGAAATTTGAATCCTCCACCCGCAGCAAAGCAACGCAACGGTAGGCGGGGACCAAGTTTGGTTCAGAAAACAGGCTGGcgccccaacacctcccaccccaagcTCCCACTCACATCCTTTTGTCGCGACTTTTGACGTCGTCATTTTGGCTTACCCCGTAGCCTTTTTAATTTTCTAGTTTCCGCCCTTTGTCACGCTCATTCCCGCAACTTATCTTTGACTTACTCTGCGACGACTCCGTTTGCCGCCAATTTCAACCTCCACAATTCCTCTCGCGCTCTCGGCCGGGCCCTCGTGCGACAACCTCATTTAATTTCGACGCGCACCCGATTTCACAACGTCACCGATCGACCCATATACCCGCAACAGCACCTTGATATGGCCCCTCATCCTTGACAGCTTGGACTACCCACCGATTGACCTCGAGCACATCGCCTGCTCGCCGGTCTCCAAGCACATTCTTACTTTTCTTCTTAATTAATACTCAAATCACCAAATCGCTACGAGATGCGGTTACCATCACGGCGGCACCATGCCGCGCCACGACGAATGACCACGACTTCGGTCTTTTTACTTCTCGCCTTGTCGTCATTGTCGAGCGCCATCACATTCACCCCAGCTCCTGCGGCAAACCTCGACTTCTCCAAACTCGGCCGAGTAGCTCTGGCCGGTGACTTCTCGGGGATTTCGCTCTACGAATTCGAGGGGCAGAATGAGAGGCCATACAGCACCAATGGCAGCGAACAGCTCCTCGCGAGGATGCCCAATGGCGCCTTCGCCCCAGTCGCCAACACCGACGCGACGATCAGAACAATGTGCGCCTTCGAGGTCGGCGGACGTACTGTTGTGATGGTTGGCGGGAATTTCACGAGCATTGGAGCGGTTGACTCCGAGGTTCAGCAGTCGCCTGGCATGGCACTTTTCGACCCAGCGACAGCCGAGATTACGCCCTTACCGGGGCTCTCTGGCCAGGTCAATGCAGTGCTGTGCGATCAGCAAGCAAATATTGTGTATGTCGGTGGAAGCTTTGTGGGTGCGAACTCAACCAATGCGATTGCTTGGCAAGGAGAATCACAAACATGGACGAATCTCCCATTTGCGGGGTTTAATGGACCGGTAGCGTCGATAAGCAAGGCGTCCAACGGGAACATCATCTTCGGCGGCAGTTTCACGGGTCTGGGAAATGCGAGTGCTCCTAGCACGCCAGATGGCCAAGTCATCAACCTGTCGACAGCAAGCATTAGCAGCGGTTCTTCGACTTCTACCCAGGGTTTCAGTGATCCGAGGAATATCATTTGCAAGACTGGCGGAGCTGACGGCGCAGGAAGCACCTGGTTGCTCCAGGACGGCACCCCGGGCTTCTGGTCCGCCAAGTTCGGATTCGGATTCCAGCCCACCAAATTACGCCTTTACAACACTCGCCAGGATGGCAGGGGAACACAGACATGGCGGTTCACGGCTCTGCCCATCAACGGGATTATGAACTTCACCTATATCGAC
It contains:
- a CDS encoding uncharacterized protein (BUSCO:EOG09262NIR; EggNog:ENOG503P3UN; COG:K), with translation MAGFIKTEEQKPVKAEPDAANGSPFMEDLLDESADLEFYDKFKDSADTYDRMYLARLPSYLWEAWSKLDDDDEIEIGKIRQFQDKDGKMQLQMLLHSNIQPHQELPKEYNLDVHNPDVHNTFVFTEQDLGSYAAKNKERAKALAAGIPAHLLRQQQQKQSGESSDRGRRSGPYTRKAIPKKTRIAGRIKHEVLCTPAANPETERFLFSRTKKTQETKKEVKVYEAGTNPRGLSGDKEWAGYLKVTEKPTKAKKMENKTARWPENQLLDAIAECFGRHRFWSIKAIRAVIPQPEVYLRETLEKIAVLHRSGSFANHWELKAEYKSMLKTAQPEDGAAAPPPDNNISDEEDEDIKMEDVI
- a CDS encoding uncharacterized protein (EggNog:ENOG503P7IE; COG:S) translates to MQARLDSAVISHLLHIQRLLTDYLKHLVFLFRSECFSLHNTQETFTATIYPAFCLEKMAGIIILDFDGTITTADTINTLASLPTSHHPGEVTEGHEKLWEEIVEGYVADHAEHTKNYVPEAKGRTTLGQELEYLESLRGPEGVSIGRVSRGSLFANLKEEDFRVFGQRIVENGRGREGEEERVVLRRGFKEFVGRCRENGWEIGVVSVNWSRDFIMGVISEQCGGLDGVKVVANGIRYPEGTIEGPKELGREVMMTAGDKLRGMELLSKEGGERKRVVYFGDSTTDLACLVEADLGVVVADEEEGKLLVTLRRIGYGVPHVGGEYRREKDGKKQGMVWARDFEELMRSGVVEGLRR
- the LCL3_1 gene encoding putative endonuclease lcl3 (EggNog:ENOG503NXHK; COG:C) gives rise to the protein MSPHTSPQQTIMCFHKRILFACSHYAWLTTPEATIPCEVERRFLRGGMPESDNDNENETMSETGGGFDKQNLLPEEGCNQMWSHGFHTVKVGEDCRSCAYKRRRKESMIGEVKEVIKSLRVNLERITTGAELGQEIGDEENNSFDEEDDWGLTVRSKNSDSTRNSAGTTGFKLTSSPGGSSETTGTGDTSLSLDGERDHGLVKEPLLGRDDGDDDDDGERKHERMEEAIMKRRDQMRKSELFVDGMEIASTIPGNLRREWREKWRETGNCGYEHDYNRKLMTGRREPLLPMLVSIRRRRQILLGTGFDSSVRRE
- the LCL3_2 gene encoding putative endonuclease lcl3 (BUSCO:EOG092644K0; EggNog:ENOG503NXHK; COG:C) — translated: MPWSPGSSSAPSGGKDDIKSKLSSWTKPIRDHLSEGSNWIAPVIAAGATVGFWSFYKTYLRRIPNSAHVSPRYFHRRSLFGKVTSVGDGDGFHLYHTPGGRLAGWGWLRTVPKLKKELKGQTIPIRIAGVDAPEGGHFGRTAQPFAAEAQKFLESHILNRRVRAYVWRRDQYDRIVATVYVRRPPFFQRKDVSMELLKQGFATTYEAKTGAEFGGPSKEIEYKVVEEVARQKGKGMWSLEKGGGFFHPSKKAQAIESPMAYKRRVKLAEEQQRKLDP